TCCACGTCGAAGGAGTAGGAGTCCTTCATGATGAACTCACGGCCGCGGAGGAGCCCGGCACGGGGCCGTGCCTCATCACGGTACTTGTTCTGGATCTGGTACAGGCTCAGCGGCAGGTCCTTGTACGAGGAGTACAGGTCCTTGACCAGGAGGGTAAACATTTCCTCGTGCGTGGGGGCCAGCAGGTAATCGGCGCCCTTGCGGTCCTGGAGGCGGAAGAGGCCCTCGCCATACTCGGTCCAGCGGTTGGTGACCTCATACGGCTCACGCGGCAGCAGGGCCGGGAAGTGGACTTCCTGGGCGCCGATGGCGGCCATCTCCTCACGGATGACGGCTTCAACCTTTCGCAGGACGCTGAGGCCCAATGGCAGCCAGGTGTAAATTCCGGGTGCGGCACGGCGGATATAGCCGGCGCGGACCAGGAGCCGGTGGCTGGCGACCTCGGCGTCGACGGGGTCTTCACGCAGGGTGCGCAGGAAAAGCTGGGACAGTCTGAGGACCACGGGCGGGTATCCGTTTCTGGGGGAAGTGCTGCTGGGAAAGCAGGGCCGGGCAAATCGTCTGCGTACTAATCTACCGGCAAAGCCCGCCTTGCCCTGCGGAGCTTGTCCGCAGCCGGGGTCCTGGACGGGACAGCGAAGAGCCACGTCCGGTGCTGCAAAGCCCCTGGCCCCCCATTCGGGCTGGTCATTGCAACCGGACGTGGCTCCTCTTGCGTTAACGCCGTTGATACTGGTGAGGACTGGTGAGACCGTCCACCCCACTCCAGCGCAGCTAGATCGAACCTATGTGATCGCCGTCCCCGTGACAAGGGTTTTTTCAATTCGACAGGTTATTGACGGACTTATTGACGGACGGACAGGTGAGGCCTACTTTCAATTCATCAGCTGGTGAATTAAGCCGGAACCGCGACGATGGAGGCATTGATGTCCCATTCAGCAACAGCAGCAACAAGTGTCACCCTGGCTGGCGACGCAGCGGTGGTGACGAGCGGCCTGCAGGTGACGAGGGGCAGGACTCCTGTCCTCCGGGGGCTGGATTTTTCGATTCCCGCGGGCCGGATTACAGGCCTGCTGGGGCCGTCCGCCAGCGGCAAGACCACCCTGATGCGGGCCATCGTGGGAGTCCAGCGGTTCTCTTCCGGAACTGTGCAGGTCCTCGGCCTTCCCGCAGGCCATCCCGCGCTCCGGCACCGTGTGGGCTATGTGACACAGTCTCCCAGCGTCTACCCCGATCTGACGGTGGAAGCCAATGTCAGGTATTTCGGCGCCATGCACCGGAAGGGCCGGGCCGACGCGGCCGAGGCGATCGCCGCCGTCGGACTTGAACCCCAGGCCAGGCAGAAAACCGGCGACCTGTCGGGCGGGCAGCTAAGCCGGGTGTCACTCGCCTGCGCTTTGGTGGCGCATCCCAAACTCCTGGTGCTGGACGAGCCCACCGTCGGCCTTGACCCTGTGCTCCGGGCCGACCTGTGGGACCGTTTCCGGTCGATGGCCCAGGCCGGCACCACCCTGCTGGTTTCCAGTCATGTCATGGAAGAGGCAAGCCACTGCGAATCCCTCCTGCTGCTAAGGGAGGGCAGGCTGCTGGCCCAGATGACGCCGCAGGAGCTGAGCCGGCGCGGGCATAGCACAGACCTGGAAAAGGCCTTCCTGCACATCATCCGGGACGCGGAGGCAACGCCCGACGGCGGTGCGGAGTCCTCGGGAACGGCACCTTCCGATACAGGTCCGGTTCCGGAAAGCGGACCGCCCCTGCCGGGCCGTCCGACTCCTGAAAGCACGGTGCGGTCATGAACCTGCTGATGATGCTGGCCACCACCAGGCGGGTTTTGGACCAGCTGCGCCATGACCACCGAAGTGTGGCGCTGATCCTTGTGGTGCCGGCCCTGCTGCTGGCGGCAGTCTACTTTCTCTTCGAGAACGAGACGCTGCCGCCGGGGATTCCCCGGACATTCGACCGCGTAGGCCTGATGATGCTGGCCATCTTCCCGTTTGTGGTCATGTTCCTGGTCACGTCCATCACCATGCTTCGGGAACGGACCTCCGGGACCCTGGAGCGGCTGTTGACCACGCCCATCCACAAGGCAGACCTGCTCTTCGGCTACGGCCTGGCGTTTTCCATCATGGCCGCCCTGCAGTCACTGGTTGCCACGGCCGTTGCCTACTGGATTTTCGGCCTGGACATCAAAGGCAGCCCCGGCCTGGTGGTCTTGATCGCGGTAATAAACGCGGTCCTTGGCGTCGCGTTGGGGCTGCTCTGTTCAGCCTTTGCCCGGACGGAGTTCCAGGCCGTGCAGTTCATGCCGGTGGTAGTGGTGCCGCAGATACTGCTCTGCGGACTGTTTGTTGCCCGCGACCGGATGAACGAGGTCCTCGAGGCGGTATCGAACGTCCTGCCGCTCACGTTCTCGGTGGATGCCCTGGAGGAGGTTGCGGCCAACGCAGAGGCGACAGAGCAGCTCTGGCAGGATGCCGGAGTGATGCTGGCGATAGTCCTGGGCGTCCTGGTGCTCGCATCACTCACGTTGCGCCGGCGGACGGCATGACGGGGACCCGGCCTGTTGAGCGCGCCGCAGCTGTCCGCAGGGGCCGGAGGGGCGGGAGCACCCAATCCCGGGCCCACATCCTGGAAACGGCCCGCAGGCTGTTCGCCGAGCACGGCTTCGACGGCACAAGCCTCCGGCAGGTGGCCCGCGAGGCCGGTGTTGACCCGGCCATGATCCACCATTTCTTCAAGGGCAAGGACGAACTCTTTGCCCGAAGCGTGGCCCTGCCGGCGGACCCCGCCCAGGTCCTCGCGGGCGTTGACCGCGTCGATCCCCGGCAGCGCGCCGAGGCGATCGTGTGGGCTGTGCTCCGTCTTTGGGAGAGCCCCGCCCAGCACAGCCTGGAGGCGTTCTTCCGGGGCGCCATCGGGTCGAAGGCAAAGACTTTGCTGCTACGGGAGATGGTGACCCGGACCGTCCTCACCCGGATCATGGCCGGTGTGCCGGGTCCGCCCGGGGAGGTCGCCACTCGGGCTAACCTCGTGGCGACCCAGGTGGTCGGGCTCATGCTGGTCCGTTACGTGGTCAGGCTGGAACCCCTGGCCTCGGCCCGGCCAGAAGATGTGGTCACGCTGATCGCACCGAACATCCAGCACTATCTGACCGGTGACCTGAAGATGACGGGGCCATCAGCTACTTGATTTGGGCAGCCGCCTGGTCCAACATTGCTCCGGTCCTGGAATATGCGGCTTCCTCGGTGGCCCCACCCATGGAAATGACGGTAACCAGGACGCTGTGGACTACTGCCTGTGCCGTGATTATTGACTGCTTCCGGCCATCGGGCAAGGTAGTGTCCGTGCGGTAAGCCACGGATCCGGGAACCGTGCCGATCCCGTCAACCTTGGCGAGGGCGACGTCGAGTTTAGTTCCGGCCGTACCGATGGACATTTTTGCGCATTTTGAGAGTTGGTCCGCTTGGGCCATCCCCTTCTCCAGGAACGCCGGATCGAGCCCGGAAGTCATGGACACGATTGTGGTTGCTCCCTCGGCCGCGTCCAGGCTGGTCCCCATGGCAAGCGTCGCGCCCTCCACGGAAGGTGCCGTTCCGGAAACGGCCATTTCCTGGCACTCCGCAGGTTCTACGGACATGGAGGAGATCATGGCTTTGCTCTGGGCCAGGGATCCGGTCAAATCAGTGCTGGACATCACGGAGAGCTTGACTCCCTTGGCGTCGTTCAGCTGACCCAGCAGAGCACCGAGTTCATCGCTTGAATAGATCTTTGCAGGCGTCGGAGTCGGCGAAGGCGTTGGGCTGGGGGAAGGCGTGGAGACTGCAGATGATTCGGTGACTGCGCTTTGTGCCCCGTTGTCCGCAGGTGCGCCCGCGCAGCCCGTCAGTCCGATGACGAGCAAGGCAACGAATCCGATGGCACGTGCCACGACTGTATTCAAGTGTGTTCCCCCAAGTTGACCGGGGCAGCCGTCTGTCCCTAGAAAAGAACTGTAGCGAAGGTTCCAACCTCGCGGAAACCGACCCGCTGGTAGGAAGCCCTGGCCCGCGCATTGAAGCCATTGACATACAGGCTAGTGACCGGCGCGATCTTCCTGGCCTGTTCCACCACCGCAGCCATGTAGCCCGCACTCAGGCCCTGGCCGCGGAACAGGGGGTTCATCCATACTCCCTGGATCTGCGTGACGTCGGCCGTCACTGCGCCCAGTTCGGCCTTGAACACCACTTCGCCGTCTGCGTTGAGGTGCACCAGCGAATGTCCTTGCCTGATCAGCCCCTCCACCCTGCGGCTGTAGAACTCCCTGCCGCCGAGGAAGGGCGAATAGCCCACTTCCTCTTCGAACATGGCGGCGCAGGCGGGGAGGATACGGTCAAAGTCAGCCATCCGGCCCAGCGTCAGATTCCTGTTCGGTTCCACTGACGGCGGCCCGGCAAGCGTCATGAGCGGCTGTTCGTGGCGTACTTCGTGGGCGGCGTGGCCGAGTTCTTCCAGTTCCGCATGCAGTGCAAGGACAGGCTCCGCGGGACCAAAGGCCGAGGCGTAACGGCGTCCGGCACTGTGTGCAGCTGCGGCAACGGGTCCGGCAAGGGAAGGGTCGAGCTGGACCGGGACAAGATTGGCACCTGTCCAGCACGCACCCACCAGGATGCCGTCGTCGAACACCCCCAGGACACTGGCGCCCCCGGTGGTGGGCGCGGCGGTGCCGGCCGTGCGCAGGTGCGCCAGGATAAAGACGTTAGCTACAGGATCCTGCAGGGCAAGGCCCCGAAGGGCAGCCGTGTCCGCCCCGCCCAGGGTGCGGACCAGAACGCCTGCGGGTGCGGCGCCGTCCTTATGAGACGCTAACCACGGGGCTACCCTTGACAGCATCTTCGCCATCGGCCTCCCCCATCTCTTCGGCAATACGCATGGCTTCTTCGATCAGTGTCTCAACAATCTGGCTCTCAGGCACAGTCTTAATGACTTCACCCTTCACGAAGATCTGCCCCTTGCCGTTGCCGGATGCGACTCCAAGATCGGCTTCGCGGGCTTCGCCCGGTCCGTTAACCACGCAGCCCATGACAGCCACCCGGAGCGGGATCTCCATGCCCTCGAGGCCCGCGGTGACCTGTTCGGCCAGGCTGTAGACGTCCACCTGGGCCCGTCCACAGGAGGGGCAGGAGACGATTTCGAGCTTGCGCGGCCGCAGGTTGAGCGATTGCAGGATCTGGTTGCCCACCTTGATTTCCTCCACTGGCGGGGCGGAAAGGGAAACCCGGATGGTGTCGCCGATGCCCTTGGACAGGAGCGCACCGAAGGCCACGGCCGATTTGATGGTTCCCTGGAAAGCCGGGCCGGCCTCGGTCACGCCGAGGTGCAGCGGCCAGTCACCCTTTTCTGCCAGCATTTCATAGGCGGCAACCATGATGACGGGGTCGTTGTGTTTGACGGAGATCTTGAAGTCGTGGAAGCCGTGCTCCTCGAACAGGGAAGCCTCCCACACGGCAGACTCCACGAGTGCCTCGGGCGTGGCCTTGCCATACTTCTTCAGGATGCCCGGCTCAAGCGAACCGGCGTTCACGCCGATGCGGATGGACGTCCCGTGGTCCTTGGCCGCCTTGGCGATCTCCTTGACCTGGTCATCGAACTTGCGGATGTTGCCGGGGTTGACGCGCACGGCGGCGCAGCCGGCTTCGATGGCCGCAAACACATACTTGGGCTGGAAGTGGATGTCCGCGATGACAGGGATCTGCGACTTGCGGGCAATGATGGGCAGCGCGTCGGCGTCATCGGCTGACGGGCAGGCGACGCGCACGATGTCACAGCCTGAGGCGGTAAGTTCGGCGATCTGCTGCAGGGTGGCGTTGATGTCCGTCGTGGGCGTGGTGGTCATGGACTGCACGCTGATGGGAGAGTCCGAGCCCACTCCCACCGATCCGACCTTTATCTGGCGCGTCTTGCGGCGGGGGGCAAGGACGGGCGGGGGTGCTGACGGCATTCCCAGGCTGACCGAGGTCACGTGGACTCCTAGAGTTGGAAGGTGGATCTGTTGAGGAGATCCGGGATCAGGACGCGTGCGGTGCGAGAATGCCGATCACGGGCGTCCATTCGGTGGTCCGGATACCTGCAATGGTGCCTGCCAGGGCGAAGGGATCCTGCTTGAGCAGTTCGTTCAGCTCGGGCTCACCGTTGGCCTTGAAGATCAGCAGGGCGCCTGCCCCGTCCCCGTACGGACCGCTGGTCAGCAGCTGACCGGCATCGGCAAGGCCGGAAAGCCAGGCACGGTGGGCGGGCCGGTTCTCATCGCGGGCAGGTGCGGAATCGGCGGCATAAACGTACTCAACGGCAAAAACAGTCATACCGCTACCCTATCGCCCCGGCAGCATTCCTTCCCATCCGGGCAGGTACCGGAACCGGGAACAACCCGCCGCCGACGGGTCCTTAGCCAAGGAACAGTGCTTTGACCGTGGCCGCAACACCTGCCGCCCACAGCATGGAAGTGAGCGTCCCGATGATGAACCTTTCAGCCGCGACAGGGGTTTCCTTCAGCTCCGCGAACCTTCCCAGGCCTTTGATGGCCACAACATAGGCGATGGCCACAGGCTGCCCGGCGAGTATGGCAAGGCACACAGCGAGCCGTTCGAGGATGCCGATGATGGCCCCGCCGCGAAGAATCCGCTGGCTTGGAGCCGCAGGCTGGCTTGCACCGGGCGGCGGCTGCTGGCCGGGCTCGGCCGTCAACTCACCATCGACCGCCTGCCCTGCGCCCGCACCGGCGCCCGCGGGAAACGAATCCGCCGTCACATCGGCCGACGGATCTTCGGCTTTCCGTGCAGCCTCGTCGCCTGCGGTGGCGGCATCGGCTTTATCGTCGATGGTCCTGGCCAGCTTGAACACGAGGGCGGTCACGGGCCAGCCCAGGAGTCCGGCCACCAGCAGGGCCGCGGTTATCCAGAGTGCGTTCACCGGTCTCCTTCGTTAGGTGTTCCAGCTGCTTGGATGCTTCCGGATGCCAGGATCCGCGAGTGCGCGTAATCCAGGAGCATCGCCGCTGCCGGCCTGGCAGCCCATTCTTCCTGCCATCCGGACCTCAGTACGGCACGGCTCACCGATTGTTCCGTTATTCCCAGTTCCTTGGCCACGCTCTTCTGGCTGCCGTGCTTGCCGCCGCTGCGCTGGATGATGCGGAGCAGGTCAACAACCCTCCATTGGGCCTCTGTCCTTTCCTGGACAAGCCGTCCGATCAGGCGGAGCACAGCTTCGGCATTGGCGCAGGCCAGGGCTCCTTCTTGGGCGTCGCGGGGTATATCCATTCCACGACCGATATTGCCGGAGACCACCGACAATGGGACCTGGCCCGCCGCGTTCTTGGCCCGGTCAACGGCTTTCCGGGCCGCAACGAAGCCGCTTCCGGTTCCCTCGCGGGGCGGGGCAGCGGCGGCAAGCTGAACCCTGCCGATGCCGATGCCCACATACCAATGCCCCCCGCGCAATGCATGCAGGGCGATATCCACCACCGCATCGGCATCATCCACCACACCCTGGAGTTCATCGCCGACGGAACGTTCAAAGACGGCGGAAGTAATACCACGCAGTTGTGAGACGAGTTCTGGCACCCGGTCCACGTCATTGCTGCTGCCGCGCTGGTCGATAGTCATGACGTACATACCTCAACCATAGCCGGCTGATTTTTAATAATCAATCAGATTAGGCTGATGTGCTGATATCAGCCTAAATCGGCTAACTATGGCTTATCAGCCAGAAAGGGATTCTCCCTTACCTAGCCGAACAGGTTTACCGGCTTCACGATGTCGGCGTAAATCAGCAGCGCGCTCATCCCTATCAGCAGGACCGCCACCACGTAGGTCACCGGGAGCAACCTGGCAATATCGAAGGCGCCCGGATCCGGCTTGCCGAACAGCTTCGCCACCCGACGTCGGGCACCTTCATACAAGGCGCCGGCAACATGGCCGCCGTCGAGCGGCAACAGCGGGATGAGGTTGAAGACAGCAAGCGCGAAGTTCAGCCCGGCGAGCAGCCCCACCAGGGCTGCAAGCCTGGACTGCACCGGTACCTGTTCCATGGCTGCCACCTCACCGGCGACCCGGCCCACGCCCACCACGCTGATGGGTCCGTTGGGATCACGCGGTTCGGAGCTGAAAGCTGCCTTCGCCACCCCGACAACGCGTGCTGGCAGGTTGAACACGACCCCCGCCACCTGACTGATGTTTTCCCCCGCCACGGGCAGGACGGACGACGCCGGCTGGGGCACCAGTGCGGTCTGCGCACCGATGCCGAGGAAGCCGACGTCCTGGTACAGGAGGTTGCCGGCGTCGTCCTTTGCCTGGCGACCGTCAGGTCCGATGACCGGCCGGGCGGACAACACCGGCGTGATGGTCATGGTGACAGGAGAGCCGGCACGGTCAACGGTAATGCTGACCTCCTTGCCGGCCGAAGCACGGATCCACTCTGTCAACTGGTCCCAGGCAGTCACCGCTTTTCCGTCAAAGGAGGTGACCACGTCGTTGGGCTTGAGCCCCGCCGCAGCGGCCGGAGTCAGTTTGCAGTCCGGAGAGTCGGGATCAACCGTCTGCCCGGCAGCGACCTGGCATTTCGAGACATCCGAGATGGTGGTGGTAGCCGTGGCAACGCCAAAGCCCATCAGCAGGACGGCGGTAAGCACTACCCCGATCAGCAGATTCATGGCCGGCCCGCCGAGCATCACGATGATTTTCTTCCACACGGGCAGCCGGTAGAACACGCGGTTCTCATCCCCCGGCCCCACATCCTCATGGGCAAGGGACCGTGCTTCCGTGGCCAGGGTCTGGAACATGCCGGTGCTGGACGGACGCACCGTTCCGTCATCCTTGTTGGGCGGGTACATGCCGATCATGGACACGTAGCCTCCGAGCGGAATGGCCTTGATGCCGTATTCGGTCTCCCCTTTGCGTTGTGACCAAAGCGTCGGGCCGAAGCCGATCATGTACTTGGTGACCCGCACCTTGAACAGCTTGGCAGGAACCAGGTGCCCCACTTCGTGCAGCGCGATGGACACGGCGATGCCGATCGCCACGAAAATGACACCGAGGACAAAAAGTAGAACGGGACTCATGGGTGGTTCTGCTGCTTCCTAGAGACTGCTGACTGCTAAACGTTCATGGGCCCGCGCGCGTGCCCAGCTTTCAGCATCCAGTACCGACTCCAGCGTCAGCCCGGAGGATCCTGAGTGTTCGCTGAGAACAGAATGGATGGTTTCCACGATGTCCGTAAATCTGATGCGGCCATCATGGAAGGCGGTCACCGCCTCCTCGTTCGCGGCGTTGAAGACTGCGGGGAAGGTGCTGCCCTGTTTGGCGGCATCCTTGGCAAGGTCCACGGCAGGGAAGGCTGTGGTGTCCAGGGGCTCGAATGTCCAGCTTGTGGCCTTCGTCCAGTCACACGGCCGGGCAGCCTGGGGCACCCTGTCCGGCCAGCCCAGTCCCAATGCTATCGGCAGCCGCATGTCCGGCGGGGAAGCCTGGGCGATGATGGAACCGTCCACGAACTGGACCATTGAATGGACCACCGACTGCGGATGGACCACAACATCGATCCGGTCCAGCGGGACGTCAAAGAGCAGGTGCGCTTCGATCAGCTCCAGGCCCTTGTTCACCAGGGTGGCGGAGTTGGTGGTGACCATCGGTCCCATGTCCCACGTGGGGTGCGCCAGCGCTTCCCCGGGAGAGACGTCATGGAGTTCTTCCCTGCTCCGGCCACGGAAGGGGCCGCCGGACGCTGTGAGGATAAGCCTCTCGACCTCGTCGGCGGAGCCGGAGCGCAGGCACTGGGCAATGGCCGAATGTTCTGAATCCACCGGTACGATCTGGCCTTGCGCTGCGGCGGCTTTGACCAGCGCCCCGCCCACGATCAGTGATTCCTTGTTCGCCAGTGCCAGTACGGCACCAGATTTCAGCGCGGCAAGCGTGGGGGCAAGGCCGATGGAACCCGTAATGCCGTTGAGCACCACGTCGGCTTCCACTGCGGCGATGCGGGTCGAGGCATCAGGCCCGGCGAAGATTTCCGGGCGGAAATCTGGCCTTCCGGCGGTCCGTGCGGCATCGGCAATGAGTTCCTGCAGCCGCAGGGGGTCGCCGGTGGCGATACCGACAAACGCGGCACCCGTGTGAACAACCTGGCGCGCC
Above is a window of Arthrobacter pascens DNA encoding:
- a CDS encoding GNAT family N-acetyltransferase, whose translation is MLSRVAPWLASHKDGAAPAGVLVRTLGGADTAALRGLALQDPVANVFILAHLRTAGTAAPTTGGASVLGVFDDGILVGACWTGANLVPVQLDPSLAGPVAAAAHSAGRRYASAFGPAEPVLALHAELEELGHAAHEVRHEQPLMTLAGPPSVEPNRNLTLGRMADFDRILPACAAMFEEEVGYSPFLGGREFYSRRVEGLIRQGHSLVHLNADGEVVFKAELGAVTADVTQIQGVWMNPLFRGQGLSAGYMAAVVEQARKIAPVTSLYVNGFNARARASYQRVGFREVGTFATVLF
- a CDS encoding M50 family metallopeptidase; its protein translation is MSPVLLFVLGVIFVAIGIAVSIALHEVGHLVPAKLFKVRVTKYMIGFGPTLWSQRKGETEYGIKAIPLGGYVSMIGMYPPNKDDGTVRPSSTGMFQTLATEARSLAHEDVGPGDENRVFYRLPVWKKIIVMLGGPAMNLLIGVVLTAVLLMGFGVATATTTISDVSKCQVAAGQTVDPDSPDCKLTPAAAAGLKPNDVVTSFDGKAVTAWDQLTEWIRASAGKEVSITVDRAGSPVTMTITPVLSARPVIGPDGRQAKDDAGNLLYQDVGFLGIGAQTALVPQPASSVLPVAGENISQVAGVVFNLPARVVGVAKAAFSSEPRDPNGPISVVGVGRVAGEVAAMEQVPVQSRLAALVGLLAGLNFALAVFNLIPLLPLDGGHVAGALYEGARRRVAKLFGKPDPGAFDIARLLPVTYVVAVLLIGMSALLIYADIVKPVNLFG
- a CDS encoding MarR family transcriptional regulator; its protein translation is MYVMTIDQRGSSNDVDRVPELVSQLRGITSAVFERSVGDELQGVVDDADAVVDIALHALRGGHWYVGIGIGRVQLAAAAPPREGTGSGFVAARKAVDRAKNAAGQVPLSVVSGNIGRGMDIPRDAQEGALACANAEAVLRLIGRLVQERTEAQWRVVDLLRIIQRSGGKHGSQKSVAKELGITEQSVSRAVLRSGWQEEWAARPAAAMLLDYAHSRILASGSIQAAGTPNEGDR
- a CDS encoding ABC transporter ATP-binding protein — encoded protein: MSHSATAATSVTLAGDAAVVTSGLQVTRGRTPVLRGLDFSIPAGRITGLLGPSASGKTTLMRAIVGVQRFSSGTVQVLGLPAGHPALRHRVGYVTQSPSVYPDLTVEANVRYFGAMHRKGRADAAEAIAAVGLEPQARQKTGDLSGGQLSRVSLACALVAHPKLLVLDEPTVGLDPVLRADLWDRFRSMAQAGTTLLVSSHVMEEASHCESLLLLREGRLLAQMTPQELSRRGHSTDLEKAFLHIIRDAEATPDGGAESSGTAPSDTGPVPESGPPLPGRPTPESTVRS
- a CDS encoding YciI family protein; its protein translation is MTVFAVEYVYAADSAPARDENRPAHRAWLSGLADAGQLLTSGPYGDGAGALLIFKANGEPELNELLKQDPFALAGTIAGIRTTEWTPVIGILAPHAS
- a CDS encoding TetR/AcrR family transcriptional regulator, translating into MTGTRPVERAAAVRRGRRGGSTQSRAHILETARRLFAEHGFDGTSLRQVAREAGVDPAMIHHFFKGKDELFARSVALPADPAQVLAGVDRVDPRQRAEAIVWAVLRLWESPAQHSLEAFFRGAIGSKAKTLLLREMVTRTVLTRIMAGVPGPPGEVATRANLVATQVVGLMLVRYVVRLEPLASARPEDVVTLIAPNIQHYLTGDLKMTGPSAT
- a CDS encoding ABC transporter permease, producing MMLATTRRVLDQLRHDHRSVALILVVPALLLAAVYFLFENETLPPGIPRTFDRVGLMMLAIFPFVVMFLVTSITMLRERTSGTLERLLTTPIHKADLLFGYGLAFSIMAALQSLVATAVAYWIFGLDIKGSPGLVVLIAVINAVLGVALGLLCSAFARTEFQAVQFMPVVVVPQILLCGLFVARDRMNEVLEAVSNVLPLTFSVDALEEVAANAEATEQLWQDAGVMLAIVLGVLVLASLTLRRRTA
- the dxr gene encoding 1-deoxy-D-xylulose-5-phosphate reductoisomerase, with translation MQPRKIVLLGSTGSIGTQAIDVVDGAPHLFEVVALSAGGGNLELLARQVVHTGAAFVGIATGDPLRLQELIADAARTAGRPDFRPEIFAGPDASTRIAAVEADVVLNGITGSIGLAPTLAALKSGAVLALANKESLIVGGALVKAAAAQGQIVPVDSEHSAIAQCLRSGSADEVERLILTASGGPFRGRSREELHDVSPGEALAHPTWDMGPMVTTNSATLVNKGLELIEAHLLFDVPLDRIDVVVHPQSVVHSMVQFVDGSIIAQASPPDMRLPIALGLGWPDRVPQAARPCDWTKATSWTFEPLDTTAFPAVDLAKDAAKQGSTFPAVFNAANEEAVTAFHDGRIRFTDIVETIHSVLSEHSGSSGLTLESVLDAESWARARAHERLAVSSL
- the ispG gene encoding flavodoxin-dependent (E)-4-hydroxy-3-methylbut-2-enyl-diphosphate synthase gives rise to the protein MTSVSLGMPSAPPPVLAPRRKTRQIKVGSVGVGSDSPISVQSMTTTPTTDINATLQQIAELTASGCDIVRVACPSADDADALPIIARKSQIPVIADIHFQPKYVFAAIEAGCAAVRVNPGNIRKFDDQVKEIAKAAKDHGTSIRIGVNAGSLEPGILKKYGKATPEALVESAVWEASLFEEHGFHDFKISVKHNDPVIMVAAYEMLAEKGDWPLHLGVTEAGPAFQGTIKSAVAFGALLSKGIGDTIRVSLSAPPVEEIKVGNQILQSLNLRPRKLEIVSCPSCGRAQVDVYSLAEQVTAGLEGMEIPLRVAVMGCVVNGPGEAREADLGVASGNGKGQIFVKGEVIKTVPESQIVETLIEEAMRIAEEMGEADGEDAVKGSPVVSVS